Part of the Nitrososphaerota archaeon genome, AACCTGGCATCAATGGTGGTATGACACAATGAAGCCAACAACAATCCGCAACAGGACAATTTACCAAGCATCTCAGTCATTTAGAAGCAAGCTTCTCAGCGGACACCTATCAAAAGACCTCAAAAACAAATACCACAAACGAAGCGTCCGAGTAACTGAAGGCGATACGGTAAAAGTGGTTCGAGGGGAATTCAAAGGAGTCTCTGGAAAAGTAACTCGAGTTTCTTCCATGAAAAATGGAGTAGCAGTTGAAGGAATCAAAAAAGAAAAACTAAAGGGCGGAAACCTGGACGTATTCATCCACACATCAAATGTTATAGTAACTGATCTAAACACCGAGGACAAGTGGCGAGTAGCAAAGCTGGAAGGCAAATCCACTAAACCAGCAAAGGAGGCAAAGCCAGCAGCTCCAAAACCAGCGCCAAAAAAAGAAGCAAATAAAGACAAAGAAACAAAAGCGGCCAAACCAAAAAAGGAGAGTAAGTAAATGCCACGAATAGCAGGAAGTAAGAAACTCAAAAGACAAATGGCTCCAATGTTTTGGGGTATAACCAGAAAGAGTCCAAGATTTGTAACAACGGTACGACCAGGACCACATTCAAAGAATTTCTCAATTCCTAGCGCAGTCTTCCTAAGAGATACACTAAAACTCGTAACAACAGCAAGAGAGGCGGAATATGCCATATACAACGGCAAAGTTTCAGTTGACGGAGTAAAAAGAAAGTCAGTCCACCACGGAATCGGACTAATGGATGTTGTAGAGTTGGTAGGAGTCCAGGACATTTACAGACTGGTTCCAAAGCAAGGACACATACTAGAACCAATCAAGATCAAGTCATCAGAAAAATCAGTCAAGCTAGTCAAGGTCACAAGCAAGACCACAATCCGAAAGGGCAAAACCCAGCTAGGATTCCATGATGGTCGCTCACTGCTCTCTGACACAAAGGTAAATGTTGGAGATTCATGTCTCATGCAGGTACCGGAACAAAAAATCAACGAGGTACTTCCACTGGAAAAAGGTGCCAAGGTACTCGTAACAAAAGGAGTAAACGCAGGACAGCTAGCAGATGTGAAAGAAATCAAGGAAGGAACATTCGTTCTTCCAAAACGAGCATTATTGTCATTAGGTAAGCGTGAAATCGAAATCCCATCAGATCTTGTAATGGTGGTTGGCAAAAAGGAGCCAGTAATCCAAATAGCGTGATAATCATGTCGGCAACACAAAACGAAATGAAAACAATTCGACTAGAAAAAGTAGTTCTCAACATGGGCGTAGGCAAGTCCGGAGACGCAATCGAAGTTGCAAAAAAAGCACTAGATCAAATCTCTGGAAAAAAATCCTGCGCTCGAGACGCCAAGGGCACGCAACGAGACTGGGGAGTTAGAAAGGGAGAACCAATCGGAGTCGCTGTAACAGTACGTGACGAAGACGCAACCAAGCTGCTAAAGCGACTGCTAGAGGCAGTAGGAAATCGACTAAAGGGAAGATCCTTTGATAATTTCGGTAACGTTTCCTTTGGAATCAAAGAACACATCGACATTCCGGGAATAAAGTACGATCCACAAATAGGAATACTAGGAATGGAAGTGGCAGTTACAATAACAAGACCAGGCTTTAGCATTAGGCTTAGAAGCAGACACAAGGCCTCAGTTGGACACGAACACAGAATCTCAAGAGAAGAGGCCCAACAATTCTTAACTAGGGAGTTTGGAGTGATTATCATATGAAGGACAGATCATACGAGTATACAGGAAGACACAAGCACGAATTCGGAAAAGGCTCACGCTGGTGCAAGCGATGTGGCGATTACACTGCAGTCATACAAAAATACAACCTTATGATCTGCAGACGTTGCTTCAGAGAAGTAGGAAACTCGCTGGGCTTTTACAAATATCGGTGATCAAATAATGCCAGCAACGAACATTCTTTCAAATTTATTTAATACTTTATACAATAACGAGGCAAGACGACGAAACGAATGCGTCATACTACCAACCTCAAAGCTAGGAATCGAGGTACTCAAAACTCTGCAAAAACACAACTATATCGGCGAATTTGAGCATGTCGAAGACAAGCGAGGCGGCAAATTCAAGATTCAGTTAATAGCACATATCACAAAATGCGGCGCAATCACGCCCAGATTCAAGGTAAAAAAAGGCGAGTTCAACGAGTGGGAGCAACAATACCTGCCGGCATACAACCGTGGAATGCTAGTAGTAACTACAAACCAGGGAATTATGTCTCACCATGATGCACAAAACAAGGGAATTGGAGGATTTCTAATAGGATATGTCTACTAAACAAGAGGAAATTTTCCAAACCATATTTGAAGTACCTCAAAAAGTCAAAGTCACGCTAAACAAACACATGCTACTAGTCGAAGGACCACTAGGCAAAGTTTACAAGAATTTCAAGAAAATCCCAGTCGAAATGTCAGTCTCCGACGGCAAGGTATCAATCAAGGCAATCAATAGTAGAAAAAAATACTATGCAATTGCAAACACCGCACTGTCACTCGTCAGAAACCTCTGCGACGGCGTAATCAACGGCTACACCATAAAGATGAAAATTGTATATGCACACTTTCCAATTACGGTAAAAACAAAGGACAAGCTTGTACTAATTGAGAACTTCCAAGGTGAGCGGGCACCACGCGTGGCAAAAATCCACGGTGCAACAAAGGTGGTATCAAAAGGCGATGACATTACAATTACAGGCTCAGTGTTAAATGACGTCACACAGACTGCTGCAGAAATCGAGGCAGTGACCAAAGTCAAAAACAAGGATCATCGAGTGTTCCTAGACGGTGTATACCAGTACCACAAGGCAAAAGGCATAGAAAAATAATTTTCTCATTTTACAATCAATACTCGTAAGAATTAAATCGCATGCGTCAAGCACATTCTTCGTGCCGCCCTAGCTCAGCGTGGTAGAGCGCCTGACTGTTAATCAGGGGGTCGTCAGTTCAAGTCTGACGGGCGGCGCCATTATATTTCTAAATTCGAATTCTGAAACATTTATTTTTGTTAGTGGTGACTCTTTCAATCATATCAGCACATATTGTATAAATGATATTTCTAAATTCGAGTTTTGAAACATTGATCGTTGCAACCGTACTGGTTTACACATTTAGACCGAACCGATCTAATATCTGATCGCAGATACCCAATAATGCAGGAGGTTTACAATGGCCAGAACTAGAAGGGCCAACCGTTATTGTATTGATTGCGGTGGCAGACTGACCTATTACCCCAGATTGTCAAACCCAAAGGCACCAAACGAGCATAGGGTACTAGTGTATGCATGCCCTGATTGTACTGTTGACTTTGAGAAACCAAAGTTGCTATCAATTAGGCGAAATCAGGTAGAAGACCCACTAGAAACAATTGAAGTTGAAATCATAGAAAACCGAGAAAAGATCACCCTGACAAACTAGTTTCAGCCCAGTATTGTCGGTCTTAAATTATAACTATACAGAAATACGCGGAAAACTGCCTAATTCTGCCGTGTTGGTAGGTATAATTCCAAAGTTGTCTATGGGTATTTTCCCAAAAATTTACCATTATTTTCAATTTTAGCGAATTAAAAAATGATGGCATTTTTTCATAAAGCCACCAATTAGCTCCATTTAGGGATATGAAAAAAATCAAAACTTGGTATCAAAAACTGCTCCAAAAAATGGCAAAAAATTGCCAAAAATCGGGGGTTTAGCTTTTACCCATATCAAAAATAATTGCCAGGTCCCTAGCTGGGCAATGGGGGTGTTTTGGGGCTTGGCCGCATTAGTTACGCACAAACGTTAAACCCCCACTGTTTTTGGGCGTTTTTGGAAAAATCACCACATGAGTAAACTAGGCCACAATACTGGGGGGTTTAGCATTTACGAATGATTTTATAAAATAAAGTGATTTTGAGAATTTTCAAAAAACCACCGTTTTTAGATTTTTCATACGTGCAGAATTGGTTAATTTAGTCTAGTTTTACTCCAAAAAGGTGGGGGTCTGACACTAAAACTTGGTCAAAAAAGCACCACAAAAAGAGTATGATGACTTTAGGAAGTATTTTGCATTTTCCTGTGTTGACTTGATAATACTCGACGGTAAATCCGTACTACTGACAAGGAGAACCAGAAACCCGTACAAGGGATATTGGCATTTGCCTGGAAGCATGGTCCACAAGGATGAAAGACTCCAGGATGCAGTAAAAAGATCAGCAAAAGAAGAGTTAAACCTTAATGTAAAAATCAAAAAATTTATCGGCGTTTACGAGAGCCTCAATAAATTCCGACATGATATTTCTCATGGATTTATTGTTGTACCATCGAGAGGAAAAATCAAGACCGATTATCAAAGCGATAATTATGGGTTTTTTACAAAACTACCTAGCAAGACCCTACCACACCACAAAAAAATGATTCTTGATGCGATGAATTGCAGGCACAAATAACAAATATGTCTAAATTCGAGTTTTGAAACATAAATAATCAATGCAATACAGCATGGTTTGCTCATGGGAGTAAATTAAAAAAATTTGAGATTAATCATGATGATTGAAAAGTATGGCCTTTGTCCCTTTCGTTGTACCGTAGACGCACTTGGCAGACTCTTGCAGCATTAATCACCAGATATTTTGCTTAAAATGTGCTTTTTCCATTGGTAATGTCACAGGTATTTTCAGCTACCGTCCTGCTTCAGCAACTAGAGAAATTCGTATGCAACTGATAACTTCAGCCATCAATACTATGATTGAAATAACCTCTGCAAATTCGTCATGCTCATAAAATTAGGCTAGTTTCTGGGAAATTACAAATCCGTAAATTCATTCGTGGGCGTTTTTCAATAAAATATTTGAAATAAGCCTCAAAAATAACAATGTTTCTAAATTCGAATTTAGAAAGAAGATATAATCCGCGTCCAAAAAATTACTAAAAAACGTCCAAACTTGGTATGTCTTTGGTCGAATTATGACGAGCGGGGCTTCAAATGATGGAATTTGGTCATTTTCATATTTTTAGTAATTAATCATCAGCAATACTAGTAAAAATCCATGAATTTGAAATTATAGGCCAAAAAATGGCAAATTGAGCGATTGTTTAGAGAATCACTGAAAAAATTCCAACCAAATAACCATAGCTTTGCTCATGCTGCTAGACCTGTTTCAAAAGATTGAAAGTATAAGACATGATATCTCAGAACGATGTTAAAAATTCTAATTTTGCCTGCTTTTTAATAATTTTCCGAGTAAAATGAGTCCTTAAATTTTTAATTTTTTATAAAAATCACACCAGTAATTTTTTGAGACTGGTAAGATTTGATCTTTGATTGGAAGACTGACCATAAATTACAAAACTTGCAAACACGCAAGATCCGAATTGAAGTAATTGAAATTCAATACCGTGTGGTAAATAATGATATTTGGTGCGATTTTGAATCCAGATTGCAAAAGGATGACTTCGTATTTTGTAAAAAGTAGCTTATCAGAGTTCTATTAAGAAATAATGGTCTGAATCATTCGTGGAAGAATTAAGAATCCAGGTTCAGAAAATACCAAATGATAGTCAGATCAAAATTATTGAGGAGTGTTTTAGGGAAATGCCAATAGAGGAGATACTATCTGGCCTCAAATTTGCCAAGAACCGTTGGTCTGCAAAAGATGCAGGAGTTCTCAAGGTGGGAAGAAAAAGCATCATCCAAAAAGAAATTCACTCCATA contains:
- the rplX gene encoding 50S ribosomal protein L24, which encodes MKPTTIRNRTIYQASQSFRSKLLSGHLSKDLKNKYHKRSVRVTEGDTVKVVRGEFKGVSGKVTRVSSMKNGVAVEGIKKEKLKGGNLDVFIHTSNVIVTDLNTEDKWRVAKLEGKSTKPAKEAKPAAPKPAPKKEANKDKETKAAKPKKESK
- a CDS encoding 30S ribosomal protein S4e; its protein translation is MPRIAGSKKLKRQMAPMFWGITRKSPRFVTTVRPGPHSKNFSIPSAVFLRDTLKLVTTAREAEYAIYNGKVSVDGVKRKSVHHGIGLMDVVELVGVQDIYRLVPKQGHILEPIKIKSSEKSVKLVKVTSKTTIRKGKTQLGFHDGRSLLSDTKVNVGDSCLMQVPEQKINEVLPLEKGAKVLVTKGVNAGQLADVKEIKEGTFVLPKRALLSLGKREIEIPSDLVMVVGKKEPVIQIA
- a CDS encoding 30S ribosomal protein S14; protein product: MKDRSYEYTGRHKHEFGKGSRWCKRCGDYTAVIQKYNLMICRRCFREVGNSLGFYKYR
- a CDS encoding 30S ribosomal protein S8, which translates into the protein MPATNILSNLFNTLYNNEARRRNECVILPTSKLGIEVLKTLQKHNYIGEFEHVEDKRGGKFKIQLIAHITKCGAITPRFKVKKGEFNEWEQQYLPAYNRGMLVVTTNQGIMSHHDAQNKGIGGFLIGYVY
- a CDS encoding 50S ribosomal protein L6, with protein sequence MSTKQEEIFQTIFEVPQKVKVTLNKHMLLVEGPLGKVYKNFKKIPVEMSVSDGKVSIKAINSRKKYYAIANTALSLVRNLCDGVINGYTIKMKIVYAHFPITVKTKDKLVLIENFQGERAPRVAKIHGATKVVSKGDDITITGSVLNDVTQTAAEIEAVTKVKNKDHRVFLDGVYQYHKAKGIEK
- a CDS encoding 50S ribosomal protein L5, producing the protein MMSATQNEMKTIRLEKVVLNMGVGKSGDAIEVAKKALDQISGKKSCARDAKGTQRDWGVRKGEPIGVAVTVRDEDATKLLKRLLEAVGNRLKGRSFDNFGNVSFGIKEHIDIPGIKYDPQIGILGMEVAVTITRPGFSIRLRSRHKASVGHEHRISREEAQQFLTREFGVIII
- a CDS encoding NUDIX domain-containing protein, encoding MVKKAPQKEYDDFRKYFAFSCVDLIILDGKSVLLTRRTRNPYKGYWHLPGSMVHKDERLQDAVKRSAKEELNLNVKIKKFIGVYESLNKFRHDISHGFIVVPSRGKIKTDYQSDNYGFFTKLPSKTLPHHKKMILDAMNCRHK